A single region of the Zootoca vivipara chromosome 2, rZooViv1.1, whole genome shotgun sequence genome encodes:
- the LOC132591288 gene encoding zinc finger protein 239-like → MESGKSFTDSGKLGIHQRTHMGEKPFQCVECGKSFSHSGQLRIHQRTHTGEKPFQCMECGKSFSRSENFRIHQRSHTGEKPFQCMECGKSFSHSGPLRIHQRTHTGEKPFKCMECGKSFSRSGKLNSHHRTHTEEKPFQCMECGKSFSHSGQLRIHQRIHTGEKPFQCIECGKSFSVSGNLRNHQRIHTGEKPFECMECGKSFSESGTLRIHQRTHTGEKPFECMECGKSFTDSGKLRIHQRGHTGEKPFKCMECGKSFSQSGHLRIHQRGHTGVKPFQCMECGKSYSHSGNLRIHQWGHTGEKPFKCMECGKSFTESGQLRIHQQSHTGEKPYQCMECGKSFTHSGILKIHQRSHTGEKPFQCMECGMSFSQSGVFTEHQQTHTGEKPYMS, encoded by the coding sequence ATGGAgagtggaaagagcttcactgacagtggaaaactaggaattcatcaacggactcacatgggggagaaaccatttcaatgcgtggagtgtggaaagagcttcagtcacagtggacagcttagaattcatcaacggactcacacgggggagaaaccatttcaatgcatggagtgtggaaagagcttcagtaggagtGAAAActttagaattcatcaacggagtcacacgggggagaaaccatttcaatgcatggagtgtggaaagagcttcagtcacagtggaccacttagaattcatcaacggactcacacgggggagaaaccatttaaatgcatggaatgtggaaagagcttcagtcggagtgggaaactgaattcacatcatcgaactcacacagaagagaaaccatttcaatgcatggagtgtggaaagagcttcagtcacagtggacagcttagaattcatcaacggattcacacgggggagaaaccatttcaatgcatcgagtgtggaaagagcttcagtgtgagtggaaaccttagaaaccatcaacggattcacacgggggagaaaccatttgaatgcatggagtgtggaaagagcttcagtgagagtggaacccttagaattcatcaacggactcacacaggggagaaaccatttgaatgcatggagtgtggaaagagcttcactgacagtggaaaacttagaattcatcaacggggtcacacgggggagaaaccatttaaatgcatggagtgtggaaagagcttcagtcagagtggacaccttagaattcatcaacggggTCACACGGGGgtgaaaccatttcaatgcatggagtgtggaaagagctacagtcatagtggaaaccttagaattcatcaatggggtcacacgggggagaaaccatttaaatgcatggagtgcggaaagagcttcactgagagtggacagcttagaattcatcaacagagtcacacgggggagaaaccatatcaatgcatggagtgtggaaagagcttcactcacagTGGAATCCttaaaattcatcaacggagtcacacgggggagaaaccatttcagtgcatggagtgtggaatgagcttcagtcagagtggagttTTTACAgaacatcaacaaactcatacaggggagaaaccatatatgTCCTAG
- the LOC132591314 gene encoding oocyte zinc finger protein XlCOF6-like, which produces MECEMSFSRSGQLRIHQRSHTGEKPFKCMECGKSFADSGVLRKHQRSHTEEKPFQCMECGKCFCRSGQLNSHHRTHTVEKPFKCMECGKSYSQSGNLRIHQLSHTGEKPFKCMECGKSFSQSGTLRIHQRTHTGEKPFKCMECGMSFSQSGVLTEHQQTHTGEKPYTVSPREVDRSSVEVEVLQTIKRP; this is translated from the coding sequence atggagtgtgaaatgagcttcagtcggagtggacagcttagaattcatcaacggagtcacacaggggagaaaccctttaaatgcatggagtgtggaaagagcttcgctGACAGTGGAgtccttagaaaacatcaacggagtcacactgaggagaaaccatttcaatgcatggaatgtggaaagtgtttCTGTAGGAGTGGGCAACTGAATTCACATCATCGAACACACACAgtagagaaaccatttaaatgcatggagtgtggaaagagctacagtcagagtggaaaccttagaattcatcaactgagtcacacgggagagaaaccgtttaaatgcatggagtgtggaaagagcttcagtcagagtggaactcttagaattcatcaacgaactcacacgggggagaaaccatttaaatgcatggagtgtggaatgagcttcagtcagagtggagttcTTACAgaacatcaacaaactcatacaggggaaaaaccatatacAGTAAGTCCTAGGGAAGTGGACAGAAGTTCTGTTGAAGTGGAAGTCTTACAAACAATCAAAAGACCCTGA